In one window of Maribacter sp. BPC-D8 DNA:
- the cydB gene encoding cytochrome d ubiquinol oxidase subunit II, translated as MEIFWYILIATVLAVFFILDGYDFGTGIIHLFFAKTEKDKEVIAKSAGLFWDSNEVWLVVAGGMLFMAFPTFYASVFSGFYLPLILVLWLIIFRAIGLELRGQFKFQMWKDIWDKSFGVSSLLLALFFGIALGNIVRGVNLGGVDNGISIHEGHYFFLPLWDGSFSPLTEHPGVIDWFTIIIGLIAVVTLAIHGANWIILKTNSSINTKLKGVIFKLNIALAILTVFSLVVWQIVNPNSLDNFGDKPYLIIFPLIYLSGLVGLFFIKKIKKDSHAFILSSLLIVGGITSSLASLFPVILPSVNDTHEPLTIYNTAASEYGLSVAIYWGILGFILLFVYMIIQKRLMKGKVDNMDYGH; from the coding sequence ATGGAAATATTCTGGTACATTTTAATCGCCACTGTTTTAGCTGTATTTTTTATTTTAGATGGTTATGATTTCGGAACGGGAATTATTCATTTGTTCTTCGCGAAAACTGAAAAAGACAAAGAGGTAATTGCAAAATCTGCTGGCTTGTTTTGGGATTCTAATGAGGTTTGGTTAGTCGTTGCCGGTGGAATGCTTTTTATGGCTTTCCCTACCTTCTACGCTTCTGTTTTTAGCGGATTCTATTTGCCGCTAATACTCGTTTTATGGCTCATAATCTTTAGAGCTATCGGACTCGAATTAAGGGGGCAATTTAAATTTCAAATGTGGAAAGATATCTGGGATAAATCTTTCGGAGTTTCTAGTTTACTATTAGCCCTATTCTTTGGTATTGCCTTAGGTAACATTGTAAGAGGCGTTAACCTAGGTGGTGTCGATAATGGCATATCTATTCACGAAGGACATTATTTCTTTTTACCATTGTGGGATGGTAGCTTTAGTCCATTAACCGAGCACCCTGGTGTTATAGATTGGTTTACAATTATTATAGGATTAATAGCTGTGGTAACCTTAGCTATACATGGTGCAAACTGGATTATCTTAAAAACCAATTCCTCTATAAACACGAAATTGAAAGGGGTCATTTTCAAGTTAAATATTGCTTTAGCGATACTTACCGTTTTTTCATTAGTTGTATGGCAAATAGTGAATCCGAATTCATTAGATAACTTTGGTGACAAACCATATTTAATCATATTTCCATTAATTTATTTAAGTGGATTGGTAGGATTGTTTTTTATCAAAAAAATAAAAAAAGACAGTCACGCTTTTATACTATCGTCTTTACTGATCGTTGGTGGTATTACATCGTCGTTGGCTTCTTTATTCCCTGTAATATTACCTTCAGTGAATGATACTCATGAACCGTTAACTATTTATAATACTGCGGCATCAGAATACGGGTTGTCTGTGGCCATTTATTGGGGAATTTTAGGTTTTATACTTCTGTTTGTATACATGATCATTCAAAAAAGATTGATGAAAGGTAAAGTCGACAATATGGATTATGGGCATTAG
- a CDS encoding cytochrome ubiquinol oxidase subunit I, with protein MEDMIFYDRLQFAFTITFHYIFPQLTMGLSLLIVYFKWKYLRNKIEKYNDTAKFLMKIFAINFTMGVVTGIPMEFQFGTNWAKFSELTGGIIGQTLAMEGMFSFFLESSFLALFIFGEKLMGQKLHLLTGFLVFLGSWASGWFILATNAWMQHPVGYEILENGKFVLENFSALFSNPWLLPAFLHNQLASVVTSSFVVASIGAFYILREKQVEHGKLLLKTGVIFGLVSSILVAFPTGDWNAKNVAKYQPAAFAAMEGIFETEDAGAEIVLIGQPNMVEKKLDNKIAVPNILSFLTYQEWDKQIVGMDKFEKEELPDNVPALYYSYHIMVGLGTVFMAVMALASFLLWRKKLYNIKPLLWTIMFLVPFPYIANLTGWYTAELGRQPYLVYGLLRTSDGISPTVSSGNTLFTLLGFVALYMLLGLLFLVLVGKTINEGPKPKLH; from the coding sequence ATGGAGGACATGATTTTTTATGATAGATTGCAGTTTGCATTTACTATCACATTCCACTATATATTTCCTCAATTAACAATGGGGCTATCTTTATTGATAGTTTATTTTAAATGGAAATACCTTAGAAATAAGATTGAAAAATATAATGATACTGCTAAATTTTTAATGAAAATATTTGCCATCAACTTTACCATGGGTGTGGTAACGGGCATACCAATGGAGTTTCAATTTGGTACCAACTGGGCAAAATTCTCTGAACTTACGGGTGGTATTATTGGTCAGACCTTGGCTATGGAAGGTATGTTTTCTTTCTTTTTAGAATCTTCCTTTTTAGCACTCTTTATTTTTGGTGAAAAGTTAATGGGGCAAAAATTACACCTCTTAACTGGCTTTCTAGTATTCTTAGGGTCTTGGGCAAGTGGTTGGTTCATTTTAGCGACCAATGCTTGGATGCAACACCCCGTTGGCTATGAAATATTAGAAAACGGCAAATTCGTTTTAGAAAACTTCTCTGCCCTATTCAGCAACCCATGGCTCTTACCTGCGTTCTTACATAATCAACTCGCTTCTGTTGTTACTTCTTCCTTTGTAGTAGCAAGTATAGGTGCCTTTTATATTTTGAGAGAAAAGCAAGTTGAACATGGTAAACTACTTTTAAAAACTGGAGTAATTTTTGGTTTAGTTTCTAGTATTTTGGTGGCTTTCCCTACGGGAGATTGGAATGCGAAAAACGTTGCGAAATACCAACCAGCCGCTTTTGCTGCTATGGAGGGTATTTTTGAAACTGAAGATGCGGGTGCTGAAATTGTACTTATTGGACAACCGAATATGGTAGAGAAAAAGCTGGATAACAAAATTGCCGTACCAAACATATTAAGCTTTTTAACCTATCAAGAATGGGATAAACAGATTGTCGGTATGGATAAATTTGAAAAAGAAGAATTACCAGACAACGTGCCTGCACTATATTATTCGTATCATATTATGGTTGGTTTGGGCACCGTATTTATGGCTGTTATGGCATTGGCATCCTTTCTATTATGGCGTAAAAAATTATATAATATCAAACCGCTACTATGGACAATTATGTTTCTAGTTCCATTCCCTTATATAGCAAACCTAACAGGTTGGTATACCGCTGAATTAGGTAGACAACCGTATTTGGTTTATGGCTTATTAAGAACTAGCGATGGTATTTCACCAACCGTTTCATCTGGTAACACCTTGTTTACTTTACTAGGTTTTGTTGCTTTATATATGCTACTAGGGCTACTTTTTTTAGTCTTAGTCGGTAAAACTATTAACGAAGGTCCAAAACCTAAATTACATTAA
- a CDS encoding Dps family protein, producing MANTNLSNIGLDKKDSNDIANHLNDLLSNYQMFYMNLRGFHWNIKGKKFFELHLKFEELYNDALIKVDEIAERVLTLSNTPIHTFTKYIDNSEIKASENVVDGDKAVDSILESLSILLKKERTTLKIAAEAEDEGTVSLMSDYITQQEKLVWMLSAYKD from the coding sequence ATGGCAAATACAAATTTATCAAACATCGGTCTAGACAAAAAAGACTCTAATGATATCGCAAATCATTTAAATGATTTACTATCTAATTATCAAATGTTCTATATGAACCTAAGAGGTTTTCATTGGAATATTAAAGGGAAGAAGTTTTTTGAACTTCACCTTAAATTCGAAGAGTTATATAATGATGCTTTAATCAAGGTAGATGAAATCGCAGAGCGCGTGCTAACATTAAGCAACACTCCTATTCATACGTTCACAAAGTATATTGATAATTCTGAAATTAAAGCCAGCGAAAATGTAGTAGATGGCGATAAGGCCGTAGACAGTATTTTAGAGAGCTTAAGTATTTTATTGAAAAAGGAAAGAACTACCCTTAAAATTGCTGCTGAGGCAGAAGATGAAGGTACCGTTTCTTTAATGAGCGATTATATTACACAGCAAGAAAAATTAGTTTGGATGCTATCTGCATATAAAGATTAA